A section of the Methanoculleus horonobensis genome encodes:
- a CDS encoding DUF7123 family protein has product MSTKDRIKEKYSDTQRKILYHLKTGLRAGKSYFKSKYIATDLGLSAKEVGINLAILSEICDELDIRRWSYSNSTTWRVTSRAS; this is encoded by the coding sequence ATGTCGACAAAAGACCGTATCAAAGAGAAATATAGCGATACCCAGCGGAAGATCCTGTACCATCTCAAGACAGGGTTGCGAGCCGGAAAATCTTACTTTAAATCCAAGTACATCGCGACCGATCTTGGCCTCTCCGCAAAAGAGGTCGGCATCAACCTTGCTATCCTCTCCGAGATCTGCGATGAGCTGGATATCCGGCGCTGGAGTTATTCGAACAGTACGACGTGGCGCGTCACCTCCCGTGCATCATAA
- a CDS encoding DHH family phosphoesterase, translating into MEDTEDTIVYRLGANCSLDEVEEGKMYLGRVQGFAPFGVFVQLNDRVKGLVHKSNVKVQHTERDPIIVHVLQIRSNGNIDLEEVTPTVYQTETVTRKTTTVLIADIGKKIGRTVLIEGEIAQIKQTSGPTIFTVVDESGTANAAAFIEAGVRAYPEVELGDIVALTGEVMQRNNQLQVEASYMAVMEPEDAARVRERIDAALDERAEPVDLPFLVESEVLEALRPQMRKVAKEIRKAVLTARPIILRHHADADGICAAVAVEQAVTALIRESGGDFDAEYFLFKRSPSKAPFYEIEDITRDLDFALKDNVRYGQKMPMILLMDNGSTEEDMPSLKVTRIFGLPVMVVDHHHPDEIVDDYLIGHVNPYHVGGDYGITAGMLGTEVARMVNPAVENQIRHLPAIAGLGDRSEAPERARYLAIAAPEYSEDDCRDIALALDYEQFWLRFSDGREIVKDILNLSGEPERHERFVHLLVEEANRAIEEQIETNMPHVESRMLPNGANLFMLDVEMFAHRFTFPPPGKTSGEVHDRLVRQHPGEPVVTIGFGPDFAVLRSRGVMMNIPQMVRELRSEIVGGGVNGGGHLVVGSIKFVEGMRDVVIDGLIKKIGEAPI; encoded by the coding sequence ATGGAAGATACGGAAGATACAATTGTTTACCGCCTCGGTGCGAACTGCAGTCTCGACGAGGTAGAGGAAGGAAAGATGTACCTCGGGCGGGTGCAGGGATTTGCCCCGTTCGGTGTTTTTGTCCAGTTAAACGACCGGGTCAAAGGGCTCGTTCATAAGAGCAACGTGAAGGTGCAGCATACCGAGCGCGACCCGATCATCGTTCACGTCCTCCAGATCCGGAGCAACGGGAACATCGATCTCGAGGAGGTCACGCCGACCGTCTACCAGACGGAGACCGTGACCAGAAAGACGACGACCGTGCTTATTGCCGATATCGGGAAGAAGATCGGCAGGACGGTACTGATCGAGGGCGAGATCGCCCAGATCAAGCAGACGTCGGGGCCGACGATCTTCACGGTCGTGGACGAATCGGGCACCGCGAACGCTGCAGCGTTCATCGAGGCGGGCGTCCGCGCGTATCCCGAGGTGGAACTCGGGGATATCGTCGCCCTCACGGGCGAGGTGATGCAGCGCAACAACCAGCTCCAGGTCGAGGCCTCGTACATGGCGGTGATGGAGCCGGAGGATGCGGCACGGGTCCGGGAGCGGATCGACGCGGCGCTCGATGAGCGTGCGGAGCCGGTCGACCTCCCGTTCCTGGTGGAGAGCGAGGTTCTCGAAGCCCTCCGGCCGCAGATGCGCAAAGTGGCAAAGGAGATCAGAAAAGCCGTCCTGACCGCGCGGCCGATCATCCTCCGGCATCACGCGGATGCGGACGGCATATGCGCTGCCGTTGCCGTCGAGCAGGCGGTGACCGCGCTGATCCGGGAGAGTGGCGGGGATTTCGACGCGGAGTATTTCCTCTTCAAGCGTTCGCCGTCCAAGGCTCCGTTCTATGAGATCGAGGATATCACGCGGGATCTCGACTTCGCCCTCAAGGACAACGTCCGCTACGGGCAGAAGATGCCGATGATCCTCCTGATGGACAACGGGTCGACCGAGGAGGATATGCCGTCGCTGAAGGTGACCCGGATCTTCGGTCTCCCGGTGATGGTCGTCGACCACCACCACCCCGACGAGATCGTGGACGATTACCTGATCGGGCACGTCAACCCCTACCATGTGGGCGGCGACTACGGGATCACGGCCGGAATGCTGGGCACCGAGGTCGCCCGCATGGTCAACCCGGCGGTCGAGAACCAGATCCGGCACCTGCCGGCAATCGCGGGGCTCGGCGACCGGAGTGAAGCGCCGGAACGTGCCCGCTACCTAGCGATCGCCGCGCCCGAGTACTCGGAGGATGACTGCCGCGATATCGCGCTCGCGCTCGACTACGAGCAGTTCTGGCTCCGGTTCAGCGACGGAAGAGAGATTGTCAAAGACATCCTGAACCTCTCCGGCGAGCCCGAACGCCACGAACGGTTCGTTCACCTGCTGGTCGAAGAGGCGAACCGGGCGATCGAAGAGCAGATCGAGACCAACATGCCCCACGTCGAGAGCCGGATGCTCCCGAATGGTGCCAATCTCTTCATGCTCGACGTGGAGATGTTTGCTCACCGGTTCACGTTCCCGCCGCCCGGAAAGACTTCCGGGGAGGTACATGACCGGCTGGTTCGCCAGCACCCGGGAGAACCGGTCGTCACGATCGGGTTCGGGCCGGACTTTGCCGTCCTGCGTTCCCGGGGCGTCATGATGAACATCCCGCAGATGGTGCGCGAACTCCGTAGCGAGATCGTCGGCGGCGGCGTGAACGGCGGCGGCCACCTTGTCGTCGGGAGCATCAAGTTCGTGGAAGGGATGCGCGACGTGGTCATCGACGGTCTGATCAAGAAGATTGGCGAAGCGCCAATCTGA
- a CDS encoding potassium channel family protein produces MMEHEYQPISFKDVLIEMKDVSELMVDLSYSAILFDSKEIALEVINLEESMNKLVYQARIQSVLGARRIEEAEAMSGMLQVAEAAERIANSASDIAKLILKDIRFPAKLKRVFPEAEEIVTRVIVSQGSEFAGRTLGDLKVQSTTGMQVIAIRRGKGWIYDPDRTTRVESGDILIARGPEAGEGALSEIAGSAERPRVEVSPAGEVDDLDRAVQLIIEMKNLSELSVGLAYTSLLFNNMEVAHEVVALDSALDDMRYDLDLWILEAARKIEDVRYLRGLLYMSSFAQAISDSAHSIVDVLLRDIEIPPIFKKIVRESDEIITRMTVTPSSPLVGRTLKEMSLATVTGMVVLAIKHDDRWVYRPGKSVRLESGDSIIAKGRRDGECRLYELAGHAAEVSEE; encoded by the coding sequence ATGATGGAACACGAATATCAGCCGATCAGCTTCAAAGACGTCCTCATAGAGATGAAAGACGTCTCCGAGCTGATGGTCGATCTTTCTTATTCAGCGATCCTCTTCGACAGCAAGGAGATAGCGCTCGAGGTGATCAACCTCGAAGAGAGCATGAACAAGCTGGTCTACCAGGCCAGGATCCAGAGCGTCCTCGGCGCAAGAAGGATCGAAGAGGCCGAGGCGATGAGCGGTATGCTCCAGGTGGCCGAGGCAGCGGAGAGGATCGCGAACTCGGCCTCGGATATAGCAAAACTCATCTTAAAAGACATCCGGTTCCCGGCAAAACTCAAGCGCGTCTTCCCGGAGGCCGAGGAGATCGTCACCCGCGTCATCGTCAGCCAGGGAAGCGAGTTTGCCGGCCGCACGCTCGGCGACCTCAAGGTCCAGAGCACGACGGGCATGCAGGTGATCGCTATCCGGCGCGGAAAGGGCTGGATCTACGACCCCGACAGAACCACCCGGGTGGAGAGCGGGGACATCCTGATCGCCCGGGGGCCGGAAGCCGGAGAAGGTGCCCTCTCCGAGATTGCAGGATCGGCGGAGCGTCCCCGGGTCGAGGTCTCCCCCGCGGGGGAGGTCGACGACCTCGACCGCGCGGTCCAGCTGATCATCGAGATGAAGAACCTCTCTGAGCTCTCCGTCGGGCTGGCGTACACCTCCCTGCTCTTCAACAACATGGAGGTGGCGCACGAGGTGGTCGCTCTCGATTCAGCGCTCGATGATATGCGCTACGACCTGGATCTCTGGATCCTCGAAGCGGCACGGAAGATCGAGGACGTGCGCTACCTTCGCGGCCTCCTGTATATGTCTTCGTTCGCACAGGCGATCAGCGATTCGGCTCACTCGATCGTCGACGTCCTGTTGCGCGACATCGAGATCCCACCGATCTTCAAGAAGATCGTCCGGGAGTCGGACGAGATCATCACGCGGATGACCGTGACGCCGTCGTCTCCGCTTGTGGGGAGAACGCTCAAGGAGATGTCGCTTGCGACAGTTACGGGGATGGTCGTACTCGCCATCAAGCACGACGACCGGTGGGTCTACCGCCCGGGAAAGAGTGTCCGGCTGGAGAGCGGCGATAGCATCATAGCAAAGGGCAGGCGGGATGGTGAGTGCCGGCTCTACGAACTTGCCGGGCACGCCGCCGAGGTGTCCGAAGAATAA
- a CDS encoding magnesium transporter, which produces MEQGISSQSRLILAGLGALLVSAVVSSIAGIYLGSVREVLALIPGLMVLLPSIIHIRGSIAGVFASRLSSAMHLGEFSIDFEEGSVLGDNIRASFVITILIALVIGIFSYMASRIFGYPVISILDLVLISVVTGIIAGAVVTGITLLIALASYRYGLDLDMIGAPTVTTSGDIITLPILVLSATFVMLLSPVMRMVLGGIVVAATVAAIVYTRHRPEGIGPIVRENLFLLIPLSVLGTLAGLTYSLNLDALVAIAVFLILIPPFTGCLGSIGGILGSRLSTGMHTGELNPSFLPERDVVHHFIISYLYTLILLPLLALIAHGAAVLMGLNSPGLGMLVIISLAAGLVVMTLVNGVAYITASLSFRYGLDPDNFGIPVITSLIDLIGAAALVTAIGLLL; this is translated from the coding sequence ATGGAGCAGGGCATATCCAGCCAGAGCCGCCTGATCCTTGCCGGTCTCGGTGCCCTGCTCGTCAGTGCCGTCGTCTCGAGCATTGCGGGGATCTATCTCGGTTCAGTACGTGAAGTCCTCGCGCTGATACCCGGCCTGATGGTGCTCCTGCCCTCGATCATCCATATCCGGGGAAGCATCGCCGGGGTTTTTGCTTCCCGCCTCTCTTCGGCGATGCACCTCGGGGAGTTCTCCATCGACTTCGAGGAAGGAAGCGTTCTCGGTGACAACATCCGCGCGTCGTTCGTGATAACCATTCTCATCGCGCTCGTCATCGGTATCTTCTCCTATATGGCGAGCCGCATCTTCGGGTATCCTGTAATCAGCATCCTCGACCTCGTGCTGATCTCGGTCGTCACCGGCATCATTGCGGGGGCCGTGGTGACGGGGATCACCCTGCTCATCGCCCTTGCAAGCTACCGCTACGGCCTCGACCTCGACATGATCGGCGCACCGACCGTCACCACCTCGGGAGACATCATTACGCTTCCCATCCTCGTGCTCTCGGCGACGTTCGTCATGCTCCTCTCCCCTGTAATGCGCATGGTTCTCGGGGGCATCGTCGTCGCCGCTACCGTCGCCGCCATCGTCTACACCCGGCACCGCCCGGAGGGTATCGGGCCGATCGTCCGGGAGAACCTCTTCCTGCTCATTCCGCTCAGCGTCCTCGGCACGCTGGCGGGTCTGACCTACTCCCTCAACCTCGACGCGCTGGTAGCGATCGCAGTCTTCCTCATCCTGATCCCGCCGTTCACCGGCTGCCTCGGGTCAATCGGCGGCATTCTCGGGTCGCGCCTCTCGACCGGGATGCACACCGGCGAGCTCAACCCCTCGTTCCTCCCCGAGCGCGACGTGGTGCATCATTTTATTATTTCCTATCTCTATACGTTGATACTGCTTCCACTGCTGGCGCTCATCGCGCATGGTGCGGCGGTGCTCATGGGGTTGAACAGCCCGGGTCTCGGGATGCTGGTCATCATCAGCCTTGCGGCGGGTCTGGTCGTCATGACACTGGTGAACGGCGTGGCATACATCACCGCGAGCCTTTCATTCCGGTATGGTCTCGATCCCGACAACTTCGGAATCCCCGTCATCACAAGCCTGATCGACCTGATTGGTGCAGCCGCACTCGTGACGGCGATAGGCCTGCTGCTGTAG
- a CDS encoding ribonuclease Z: MVRIAGETLHVHFLGTAGALPSPQRNPSCVLVRRGSDTLLFDCGEGAQQQMMRARTGFTVNAVFITHWHADHFLGVFGLVETLAFMGRTEPLPIYGPPWIGEFVDLVQRISRHARGFPVTAHPLEHGSVVPFNGYTVRAFATLHGIPGLGYVLEEDERPGRFNRERAIELGVPPGPLFGRLQRGEEVRVVRDGVEIAVRPADVMGDPRAGRKIVYTGDTRPLHDQPGIAAMIRDADLLIHDATFDDQESDRARDVLHSTAGEAGGAATALGARMLALMHISSRYASTANHIRDAKRQYEGDVILPADLAVQEIPYRS; this comes from the coding sequence GTGGTTCGTATAGCCGGCGAGACCCTCCATGTTCACTTCCTCGGGACGGCAGGGGCGCTCCCCTCCCCGCAGAGGAACCCGTCCTGCGTCCTGGTTCGGCGGGGCTCCGATACCCTGCTCTTCGACTGCGGGGAGGGCGCCCAGCAGCAGATGATGCGTGCCCGGACCGGGTTTACCGTGAACGCCGTCTTCATCACCCACTGGCACGCCGACCACTTCCTCGGCGTCTTCGGGCTCGTCGAGACGCTCGCGTTCATGGGACGGACCGAGCCGCTCCCGATCTACGGTCCGCCCTGGATCGGCGAGTTCGTGGACCTCGTGCAGAGGATCAGCCGCCACGCCCGGGGTTTCCCCGTCACCGCCCACCCCCTCGAGCACGGTTCGGTCGTGCCCTTCAACGGTTACACCGTCCGGGCGTTCGCGACGCTCCACGGCATCCCCGGGCTTGGCTACGTCCTGGAGGAGGACGAGCGGCCGGGCAGGTTCAACCGCGAGCGGGCGATCGAACTCGGCGTCCCGCCGGGTCCGCTCTTCGGGCGGCTGCAGCGCGGGGAGGAGGTCCGCGTCGTCCGCGACGGCGTCGAGATCGCCGTCCGTCCCGCCGACGTGATGGGGGACCCTCGCGCGGGCAGGAAGATCGTCTATACCGGCGACACCCGGCCGCTCCATGACCAGCCCGGCATCGCGGCGATGATCCGCGATGCGGATCTCCTGATCCACGACGCCACCTTCGACGACCAGGAGAGCGATCGTGCCCGCGACGTCCTGCATTCGACTGCCGGAGAGGCCGGGGGGGCCGCAACGGCACTGGGCGCCCGTATGCTTGCCCTGATGCACATAAGCTCCCGTTATGCAAGCACAGCAAACCATATACGCGATGCAAAGCGACAGTATGAGGGAGACGTGATTCTGCCGGCCGATCTGGCCGTGCAGGAGATCCCCTATCGGAGTTGA
- a CDS encoding sugar phosphate isomerase/epimerase family protein, whose protein sequence is MSLVPYFSASSKIWESRDWVYGLEEIGYTGWEIVADGKYRLDNPENFAAVRENLESTGLLATVHAPYSDLNLASLNYPIWRESIRQTCCCIQHAAELTDRVTVHPGFVSPVGKLVPEKVWEMQKTALVEIGKCAEDHGVLACVENMISIKDFLCRYPEEILGLTEGIAGIGITLDLGHANTNGLVDAFLMHVREVDHLHIHDNHGQSDEHLALGEGTIPWEKVGRVIARDYSGPAVIEGRSLEEAKRSLAAFRKWFV, encoded by the coding sequence ATGAGTCTTGTCCCGTATTTTTCAGCCTCGTCGAAGATCTGGGAGTCACGCGACTGGGTCTACGGGCTCGAAGAGATCGGGTATACCGGATGGGAGATCGTCGCCGACGGGAAGTATCGCCTGGACAATCCCGAGAACTTCGCTGCCGTCCGGGAGAACCTCGAGAGCACCGGCCTTCTCGCGACCGTGCACGCGCCCTACAGCGACCTGAACCTCGCGTCCTTGAACTACCCGATCTGGCGCGAGTCGATCCGCCAGACCTGCTGCTGCATCCAGCACGCGGCCGAACTGACCGACCGGGTGACCGTTCACCCGGGTTTCGTATCCCCGGTAGGCAAACTCGTCCCCGAGAAAGTCTGGGAGATGCAGAAGACCGCGCTCGTCGAGATCGGGAAGTGCGCAGAGGATCACGGCGTCCTTGCGTGCGTTGAGAACATGATCAGCATCAAGGACTTCCTCTGCCGCTACCCCGAGGAGATCCTCGGTCTCACCGAAGGGATCGCGGGGATCGGGATCACGCTGGATCTCGGGCACGCCAACACCAACGGTCTTGTGGATGCATTCCTTATGCACGTCCGGGAGGTCGATCACCTGCACATCCACGACAACCACGGGCAGTCGGACGAACACCTGGCGCTCGGCGAGGGGACCATCCCCTGGGAGAAGGTCGGGCGGGTCATTGCCCGCGACTACTCCGGGCCGGCCGTCATCGAGGGCAGGTCGCTTGAGGAGGCGAAACGGAGCCTCGCGGCATTCAGGAAGTGGTTCGTATAG
- a CDS encoding dephospho-CoA kinase has product MKVIGIVGMPASGKGEASRIARELGIPVVVMGDAIRERVKEAGLPLTDANCGAIAGKLRVDLGMDAIARITIPRIEATGAPVVLVDGIRGDYEVTAFKGHFPDFTLIGIESLFETRYRRLTNRGRSDDSLTPDEFRARDERELGWGLGRALELADCRITNEGSLEEFAAEVRTLLCRLGGMEG; this is encoded by the coding sequence ATGAAGGTTATTGGAATCGTTGGTATGCCGGCAAGCGGGAAGGGAGAGGCGTCAAGGATCGCCCGGGAGCTCGGGATACCGGTCGTGGTCATGGGAGATGCGATACGGGAACGGGTGAAAGAAGCCGGGCTACCCCTGACCGACGCGAACTGCGGCGCAATCGCCGGCAAGTTGCGCGTAGACCTCGGCATGGATGCCATCGCCCGGATCACCATCCCGAGGATCGAGGCGACGGGCGCCCCGGTGGTACTCGTGGACGGCATCCGGGGAGACTACGAGGTGACGGCGTTCAAGGGGCACTTCCCCGACTTCACGCTCATCGGGATCGAGTCATTGTTCGAGACGCGTTACCGGCGGCTCACGAACCGCGGCCGGTCCGACGACTCCCTCACCCCCGACGAGTTCCGGGCCCGTGACGAGCGGGAACTCGGGTGGGGCCTCGGCCGTGCCCTGGAACTGGCTGACTGCCGGATCACGAACGAAGGATCGCTCGAAGAGTTCGCCGCAGAGGTTCGCACCCTGCTCTGCCGCCTGGGAGGTATGGAAGGATGA
- a CDS encoding anaerobic ribonucleoside-triphosphate reductase activating protein, producing MYINFGGFVPISTVDWRGRAACTVFLRGCPARCFYCHNIAIQDGEDLRDADEIIAMIRESRTVAGAVVFSGGEPTLQGPALAHLAAAVRKMGFSVGLHTNGIFPRVIEDLLAKHLVDMISLDIKTTWERYDALLELTAVDAVKQSLAACKRAKADGSLETFQVVVTLFRGREEDLLAIAEDTRGLDLVLQQGVAPGFVPLTRQELEAAAAPLGRRVHIRTREDGEVVYGPEV from the coding sequence TTGTACATCAATTTCGGAGGTTTTGTCCCGATCAGCACCGTCGACTGGCGGGGGCGGGCGGCCTGCACCGTCTTTCTCCGGGGGTGCCCTGCCCGCTGCTTCTACTGCCATAATATCGCCATCCAGGATGGGGAGGATCTGCGCGACGCAGACGAGATCATCGCGATGATCCGGGAGTCCCGCACGGTTGCGGGCGCCGTGGTCTTCTCCGGCGGGGAACCGACCCTGCAGGGGCCGGCACTCGCCCACCTCGCCGCCGCCGTCCGAAAGATGGGGTTCTCTGTGGGCCTGCACACGAACGGCATCTTTCCCCGGGTGATCGAGGACCTTCTTGCGAAGCACCTCGTCGACATGATCTCGCTCGATATCAAGACAACGTGGGAGCGTTACGACGCCCTCCTCGAACTCACCGCCGTCGATGCGGTGAAGCAGTCGCTCGCCGCCTGCAAACGGGCAAAGGCCGACGGCAGCCTCGAGACCTTCCAGGTTGTGGTCACCCTCTTTAGGGGCCGCGAGGAAGACCTCCTGGCCATCGCGGAGGATACCCGCGGACTCGACCTCGTCCTCCAGCAGGGGGTGGCCCCGGGCTTCGTACCCCTGACCCGGCAGGAACTCGAGGCGGCAGCGGCGCCGCTCGGCCGCAGGGTCCATATACGCACCCGGGAGGACGGCGAGGTCGTCTACGGCCCAGAGGTCTGA
- the thiC gene encoding phosphomethylpyrimidine synthase ThiC: MGLIEDARRGVVTEEMRIVAAAEGVTEDFVRRGVAEGHIVIPVSPYRKVKICGIGEGLRTKVNASIGTSTDMVDVDMEVEKVRQAERAGADTLMELSTGGDFAEIRRRVVEATTLSVGSVPLYQAFIEAARKRGAVVHMEPDDLFRITAEQAKLGTNFMAIHTGINYETMKRLQNQGRHGGLVSRGGAFMTAWMLHNEKENPLYSEFDYLLEILKEHEVTLSFGNGMRAGAVHDATDRAQIQELLINAELADKAHAEGVQTIIEGPGHIPIDEIQTNVVLQKRVTNRRPFYMLGPLVTDIAPGYDDRVAAIGAALSSSYGADFICYVTPAEHLALPTPEEVYEGVMSSRIAAHVGDMIKLRKRDADLEMGHARRDLDWERQFAVAMNPERARAIRDERMPADTDGCTMCGDYCALKIVGRHFNF, translated from the coding sequence ATGGGTCTCATAGAAGACGCCCGGCGCGGCGTCGTCACCGAAGAGATGCGGATCGTTGCGGCAGCAGAGGGCGTCACCGAAGATTTCGTCCGGCGCGGCGTGGCCGAGGGCCACATCGTCATTCCAGTCTCCCCCTACCGGAAGGTGAAGATCTGTGGTATCGGCGAAGGGCTTCGCACGAAGGTCAATGCAAGCATCGGAACATCGACGGATATGGTCGACGTCGATATGGAGGTCGAGAAGGTCCGGCAGGCCGAGCGCGCCGGTGCCGACACGTTGATGGAACTCTCTACCGGCGGCGATTTCGCGGAGATCCGGCGCCGGGTCGTCGAGGCGACCACCCTCTCGGTCGGGTCGGTTCCGCTCTACCAGGCGTTCATCGAGGCCGCCCGGAAGCGTGGGGCGGTCGTCCACATGGAGCCGGACGACCTCTTCCGGATCACAGCGGAGCAGGCGAAACTCGGGACCAACTTCATGGCGATCCACACCGGGATCAACTACGAGACGATGAAGCGCCTGCAGAACCAGGGGCGGCACGGCGGGCTCGTATCCCGGGGCGGGGCCTTCATGACCGCGTGGATGCTCCACAACGAGAAGGAGAACCCGCTTTATTCAGAGTTCGACTACCTGCTCGAGATCTTGAAGGAGCACGAGGTCACCCTCTCGTTCGGCAACGGGATGCGGGCGGGCGCCGTCCACGACGCGACCGACCGTGCCCAGATCCAGGAACTGCTCATCAACGCCGAACTCGCCGACAAGGCACATGCCGAAGGCGTGCAGACGATCATCGAGGGGCCGGGGCATATCCCGATCGACGAGATCCAGACGAACGTCGTCCTGCAAAAGCGGGTCACGAACCGGAGACCGTTCTACATGCTCGGGCCGCTCGTCACCGACATCGCGCCCGGCTACGACGACCGGGTGGCCGCCATCGGGGCCGCGCTCTCCTCCTCCTACGGCGCGGACTTCATCTGCTACGTGACGCCGGCGGAACACCTGGCGCTCCCTACCCCCGAGGAGGTCTACGAGGGCGTCATGAGCTCGAGGATCGCCGCCCACGTCGGGGACATGATCAAGCTCAGGAAGCGCGACGCGGATCTCGAGATGGGCCACGCCCGCCGCGACCTCGACTGGGAGCGGCAGTTCGCGGTCGCGATGAACCCCGAGCGCGCCCGGGCGATCCGGGACGAACGGATGCCGGCCGATACCGACGGCTGCACAATGTGCGGGGACTACTGCGCGCTGAAGATTGTTGGAAGGCATTTTAATTTCTGA
- a CDS encoding carboxymuconolactone decarboxylase family protein: MKPENEQLINDFLAHADDLGDEIVADVEEMLGVVPFIFPILRDRPESFALSTLADYRISRPDSLDPKTAELIAVAAAASAEAESCLKVHIGAALKEGASRDEILDVLLIAAMIGKTRVLASSLRRFREVCGDGRRAGE; this comes from the coding sequence ATGAAGCCTGAAAACGAACAGTTAATCAATGACTTCCTCGCCCACGCCGACGACCTCGGCGACGAGATCGTGGCGGACGTAGAGGAGATGCTCGGCGTCGTGCCGTTCATCTTCCCTATCCTCCGCGACCGGCCCGAGTCTTTCGCACTCTCGACCCTCGCCGATTACCGGATCTCCCGGCCGGATTCGCTCGACCCGAAGACCGCGGAACTGATCGCCGTTGCGGCCGCCGCGAGTGCGGAGGCGGAGAGCTGCCTGAAGGTTCATATCGGGGCCGCCCTGAAGGAGGGCGCGTCCCGCGACGAGATTCTCGACGTCCTCCTCATCGCCGCGATGATCGGCAAGACCCGCGTTCTTGCATCCTCCCTCCGCCGGTTCCGGGAGGTCTGCGGCGACGGCCGCCGGGCGGGGGAGTAG
- a CDS encoding 5-formyltetrahydrofolate cyclo-ligase — MSQTKAALRLRAKEARALLSPEDVAAYSADIEQRLLDLLDGFTTVMVYVAKAPEAETMGLIAALNRRGVRVVVPIIERETCSLRLSYLPDPSLLVPSTFDVPEPIGHELPARPGDVEAVVIPMLAFDAEGNRLGYGAGYYDRFLCRYPHPKKIGIAFSCQQAERIPADENDVKMDYIVTEKGIIRHNGRAV, encoded by the coding sequence ATGAGCCAGACAAAGGCAGCCCTTCGCCTGCGGGCAAAGGAGGCCCGGGCGCTCCTCTCTCCGGAGGATGTCGCCGCATACAGTGCAGACATCGAGCAGCGGCTTCTCGATCTCCTCGACGGGTTTACGACCGTCATGGTCTACGTTGCAAAAGCCCCGGAGGCCGAGACCATGGGTCTGATCGCGGCCCTGAACCGCCGGGGCGTGCGGGTCGTCGTGCCCATCATCGAACGGGAGACCTGCAGCCTCCGCCTCTCTTATCTCCCCGACCCCTCGCTCCTCGTCCCGAGCACGTTTGACGTCCCCGAGCCGATCGGTCACGAACTCCCGGCCCGGCCCGGGGACGTCGAGGCCGTCGTCATACCGATGCTCGCCTTCGACGCCGAAGGGAACCGGCTCGGTTACGGCGCGGGATACTACGACCGCTTCCTCTGCCGATATCCCCACCCGAAGAAGATCGGCATCGCGTTCTCCTGTCAGCAGGCAGAACGCATTCCTGCCGATGAAAACGACGTGAAGATGGATTACATCGTTACGGAAAAGGGGATCATCCGGCATAACGGAAGGGCGGTTTAG